The Anticarsia gemmatalis isolate Benzon Research Colony breed Stoneville strain chromosome 1, ilAntGemm2 primary, whole genome shotgun sequence sequence CACCAATGGTGTGGAAGCAATAATGTCGAAAGGTTTAACAACTTTGCAGCTTATTTCCTCTTCCAAAGTAAATCTGAATAATTTCAACAGTAAGTATTCATCTCTAGCATATGCTCCAAAGTTGTATAAACTCAAAACAACATTCTGTAGgaaaaagttagttttattCTGAGGTATACAAAACAGCAGTTTTGATAAGTATGTTGGGTTTGTTTGTAACTCGTAAAACAAATGTTGGTACCCATCTAGAAGTCTCTTGCATTCTTTGGTGAGGGACTTTAATCCCTTTACAGCTGTTGAAACAGTCATCAGTGATCCCTTACCATCTGGGTGTTTTTCTAACACAAGCTTTGTCATAGAGTTATGTTTAACCAAATTGTTCAATTTCAACCCATGCGCAGCTACTTCCTGTAACGCGATACGATTTTGGACAAGCAGACCGATTTTGAGATCCATGTCATCCAATTGTTTAGAAAGTTCTTGGTTCTTTCTAATGGACTGAACCACCTCGGATTTAAGTGATTGTAACTCTATTTCTCGATCATAGTCTTCTGTGGAGAAATCTAGCATTGGTACAAACTTCTTAACAACTTTTAGAGGTGGGTTAGATGAGTGGAACAATGATGTGAACGCCTCGCGTGCACGACGACCTCTCCAAAGAGCCtggatttttattattttgtgttcctgtaataaaaaaatggcattttatttCTATCTATATATCTATCTATTAATTGACGAATTTCGAAAAACCTCTAAACATTTTCTCCAAACCTACAATGACACACAAGAAAATCAATCAACCTGCAGAAATCTCTTAAGAATATTGTTAGTAAATAAGTACATGAAATATTACCTGTATTTTATACCAAGCCATAGGGTTCTCCTTTCTCTCTCTTCTCAATTTGGCCTCTATAGCTTTCATTTTGATTAAAGTtccatattttcttttcatagcAACCTTTCTCCACCAAGCTtgtattttgattataaaatcTACATTGTCTTCAAAGAACTTAAATCTGTCATTAAAAGTTTTCCTCACTAGATATCCTCTACAGTAAGCTTGAAGTTTTATGATGGAGTTCTCCAAAACTGTCtgcatgtatttatttacatgatgtttatttgttttatcaattATCATGTTAATGTCTCTTCTAGTCAAATAGCGAGGATAAGGAACAAAGTCCTTAGGTGTAGTCCAACTATATGCATAAGATTCTACATCTATGTATACAGTATTGCCTGCATTTGTATGACACACAATCCAGGGACAGATGTTGTGACCTCTCTTTTTAAGTGCTTTCGAAAACATTTGAAAGTAAACATCTTTGCAAGAGCTCTCAATCATTTTCGAAGTAGATAAAACTGGTTGGGATAGAGCATTCCAAAATTCttccaaattatttttcaagACAGCTAAGTTCAGTTGAACTAGTGATTCAGTGAGTTCCTTCACATTGTGAGATTCTTCATTAACTTGTTTGATAGTTTCAACAATATCATCGAGCCATAGATTTTGAGATTCTTTATGAACCAAAACTTTTTTCAACATGCGTAAATACAGATGACTCTCCTCTTTTTGCAGTGGTGTAGATAGTTTTAAGCTAGAGTGTTTCAAGAGAATCATCAATGTTTCAGTGTCTTCATCAATCACTGCCTTGTTGATGTGCTCTATTGCTGAAACCACTGAAAGAGAAAACCCTTGAGTTAATTATGATGCAAACTTATTACATATAGAAAGATTAACAAAATTACCATAAACATTTAATATAGAATTAACATCtcagaaatattttgttactagatgccgcccgcgacttcgtccgcgtgtaaACCCTTCGCgtataaatcccgatccctcggaaactccaggataaaaagtagcctatgtgttattctgggtcttcagctacctatatactaaatttcatcaaaatcggttcagtagtatttacgtgaaagagtaacaaacatccatacatatacatacattctcacaaactttcgcatttataatattagtaggatgatACAACAAATACTTACATTCCTCATTGTCATCATCCTTCATATTGACCATATCAATAGAATCTCTCACATCATCCAGAGTCAACAATGGGCAGGCACATTGCTCCCTCACTTTCACTTGGAGGGCTGTCGCTAATGCAGATAAATACCGGCGTCGACAATGAGGTCGTAATCCTTCTAGATGCAGTTGTTTTGAATTCAGACAGCTCCATACAGCATTATCATCACCTCTGTCTACTGCCTCAGATATAGCAGCTATGGCCAACAGGTATGACACAGATGCAGCTATTTCACTTTCATTCAGATtcttttctaattcatatttttccAATTTCATTTCTTCATACAATAGTGGCACTGCATACTTTTCTACCTTAAAGGTCAACTCCAAATGAGGGTTATTTAAAGCAACATATAAATCTTCAGGAGTTCCCTCATCAAGAGCTGTGTTGACATCATTTATAGCAGTTTTGTGGTCTGTATGCTCCAAAGACTTCCTATTACCTTCATTgataatgttttgaaatattttgtgccAGTTCGTAACACTCTCGACATCAACATCTTTATTGCATTCATTTATGTCTTTTACAACATCACAATAGAAGTCCAAATTTTTAGAATtgtaatctttaattttcacCCAATcttcattgaatattttatgtaatgtatTGACATCACCATTTTGAGATGATGTACACAATTttttccacaaatatttgtagttaACAGCAGTTATGTGTCCTTGTATTTCAACAAGAGTGAGTAACTCATCATATTCATCTGGGATGTAGCTATCATTGAGGGAATGGTTGTGTGCTGCTTGCATTTTCTCATACTTGGCAGCTCTAAGAACTTTTTTATACTCATCTATCAGTCTATTTTGTACATGCTTCAATTTAAGTTGGGGGTTGAGAAGTGCTGACGTAATAGATTTATCTTTGTCTAAAAGATTGTTCAACTCAATGACAGCATTGTGTAAGGCACTATTATTGTCACCA is a genomic window containing:
- the LOC142974676 gene encoding ras GTPase-activating-like protein IQGAP1 produces the protein MGKGNEEIRIGKIDDCDSDIRKTGQEMDVIRQRTIAYEYLCRLEEAKTWMEACLKEKLPPATEFEESLRNGVYLAKLGHFISPDLLPLNKIYDIDQRRYKVMGLQFKHTDNINKFLQVLKKTELPVTFQPETTDIYDNKNMPRVIYCIHALSSHLFKIGKAPLIHDVFGKVVFTDEELDSISKDLQKCAHPLPMFQKIGGILSKDNNGDNNSALHNAVIELNNLLDKDKSITSALLNPQLKLKHVQNRLIDEYKKVLRAAKYEKMQAAHNHSLNDSYIPDEYDELLTLVEIQGHITAVNYKYLWKKLCTSSQNGDVNTLHKIFNEDWVKIKDYNSKNLDFYCDVVKDINECNKDVDVESVTNWHKIFQNIINEGNRKSLEHTDHKTAINDVNTALDEGTPEDLYVALNNPHLELTFKVEKYAVPLLYEEMKLEKYELEKNLNESEIAASVSYLLAIAAISEAVDRGDDNAVWSCLNSKQLHLEGLRPHCRRRYLSALATALQVKVREQCACPLLTLDDVRDSIDMVNMKDDDNEELVSAIEHINKAVIDEDTETLMILLKHSSLKLSTPLQKEESHLYLRMLKKVLVHKESQNLWLDDIVETIKQVNEESHNVKELTESLVQLNLAVLKNNLEEFWNALSQPVLSTSKMIESSCKDVYFQMFSKALKKRGHNICPWIVCHTNAGNTVYIDVESYAYSWTTPKDFVPYPRYLTRRDINMIIDKTNKHHVNKYMQTVLENSIIKLQAYCRGYLVRKTFNDRFKFFEDNVDFIIKIQAWWRKVAMKRKYGTLIKMKAIEAKLRRERKENPMAWYKIQEHKIIKIQALWRGRRAREAFTSLFHSSNPPLKVVKKFVPMLDFSTEDYDREIELQSLKSEVVQSIRKNQELSKQLDDMDLKIGLLVQNRIALQEVAAHGLKLNNLVKHNSMTKLVLEKHPDGKGSLMTVSTAVKGLKSLTKECKRLLDGYQHLFYELQTNPTYLSKLLFCIPQNKTNFFLQNVVLSLYNFGAYARDEYLLLKLFRFTLEEEISCKVVKPFDIIASTPLVLKMAVSLSRQLSGLNSLQTIIGPLVNKMLKDKDLNIETGPVEIYKAWRNETEMKTGQISKLPYTVTQEEALTYPEVKTRLEKALVQLKTIVTMFLDEIINSTELLPFCITYMARVLHRALTSKFPHTPEKDILKVIGNLVYYQFLNAAIVAPDAFHIINLPNGTGLTTDQRKNLASVAKILHFSAAKKGFGEESSHLRCLNSFIVECHEKMKELFRRCCRGPTLEEYFAVDEYTEATLLHHPHIYITVQEIVDTHALLIEYQDIIAPDPRDRLNDLLDDLGEVPSVAQLASRDIDTQMGDTTEENARLEVCLALVNKFQAPSDDMTDLNKLFIKTKELCVSIIPFLNGEHLLEALCIGTTKAQQEQYAERIQRRIYSGQARQDEVMSLREHIAKLRKNLQMLEDEGYVTREDGYQALITSIALDLCNKGKYRQAQRRALATLTRTKQSLQEKTKYYEEKCKSYDQYIKSCLANLHTGKKSVHACLRRSGKDVQKLKSKLTVKYSGAKLLERGVLLEIDGLSTSQFKNVQFDITPTDHNGVFTIKGKFMGVEMESIDVDIQDLLQKQYEGCAVMDMFGKAKINVNLLIFLLNSKFYGKS